GCGGGACGAAGCACGGCGCCGCCCCGGCTACGAGGCCAGCCTGCGACTGGGCGAAGCCGTGTCGGCCTCTCTTGAGAGCCGGGCAGCCGAGGCAGGACGACGAGTCCTGCGCGAGCTCACACCCATGGCCCGTGCGGTGGCCGTCGGACCGGACGTCCAGGGATGCGTGCTCAACGTGTCGTTCCTGGTCGACCGCGGAGACAGCGACGACTTCCGAAGCGTGGCGGAACGTTTCGGAAGCGCGCACCGTGACCACGTCGAGCTGCGGTGCGCGGGTCCGCTGCCGTGTTTCAGCTTCGTCGCCGCCGAAGGCGCGCACGCACGGGCAGCCGGGGTCTGACATGGGACTGATCACGGGACTGCTCACGCTCCCCATCGCACCGGTCCGCGGTGTCATCTGGGTGGCGGAGAAGCTCAACGACGCTGCCGAGCGCGAACTGCACGACCCAGGAGTGCTCCGCGCCCAACTGGCTGTACTGAACCGGGAATTCGAAGACGGAGACATCAGCCTGGAGGAGTTCGAACGGGAAGAGGAACGGCTACTCGACCGGCTGCATGCTGCACAAGCCGGCCCCACGCCGAACGATCGAAGGTGACGTGCTCATGGATGACACAGCCAAGGTGACCCTCGCAGCCGCAGTAGTGGGTGGCTATGTGCTGGGCCGGACGAAGAAGGGCCGGCTGGCGCTGACCATTGCGACCTATCTGGCAGGCAGGCGATTCGGCCTCGAACCCAAACAGCTTGCCGCCGAAGGGATGCGCAGGCTCGGCGAGATTCCCCAGTTCGCCGAACTGCAGGATCAGCTGACGGGGGAAGTCCTCGACGCGGGACGCAAGGCGTTGACGGCTGCCGCCGATCGGGGGATGAGCACCCTGGCCGGCACCCTCAGCGACCGTACGGCCCGGCTCAGCGGGACGCGGGAAGAGGAAGAGGAAGAGGAGCCGGACGAGTACGAGCAGGAAGAGGACGGCGCGGAGTACGAGGACGAGGAGGAACCGCCGGAGGACGAATACGAGGAGGAAGAGGAGGAGGAAGAGGAGCCGGAGGACGAGTACGAGGAAGAGCCGGAAGACGAGTACGAGGAAGAGGAGGAGGAACCGGAGGAGGAAGAGGAGGAAGAGGAGGAGGAAGAGGAGGAGCCGGAGGGGAAGCAGCCGAAGCGACGCAGTTCTGGGAAGACAGCCCAGGAGGAGAAGCCCCGTCCGGAGAAGAAGACGGCGTCGGCCAAGAAGGCGGCAGCGGGGAAGACCGCTCCGGCGAAGAAGACCGCCGCCCGGAAGACGGCGGCGGCGAAGAAGACCGCTGCGAAGAAGACCGCTCCGGCGAAGAAGACCGCCGCGCGGAAGACGGCCTCGGCGAAGAAGACCGCCGGTAAGACGGCCTCGGCGAAGAAGTCCGCTGCGAAGAAGACCGCCCCGGCGAAGAAGTCCGCCGCACGGAAGACCGCCCCGGCGAAGAAGTCCGCCGCTCGCAAGACGGCTCCGGCGAAGAAGTCCGCTGCGCGGAAGACGACGGCGGCGAAGAAGACCGCATCCAAGCGCGCCGATCGTCGGAGGTAGCCAGTCATGACCAGTACGGAAAGCGACCGGCCCGCAGCGGCGGAGTCAGGTATGGGCCGGCTACGGGAAGAGCTGTCCAACTTCCTCACTGCCCAGGTGGAGAGACTCGCCGAGCAGGCGGGCGACAAGCTGACCGGCGTCACGGAGCAGCTCACCGACGCGGCCGAGACCGGGTCGCTGCCCGCGATCGGCTCCCGCATTCTCAAGGGTGACTCCCCGGTGAAGGCGTTCGTCGGCGAGAAGGCCAAGGGCGTCAAGGACAACATCGTGGAGAAGGCCAAAGAGACGTTCGGTGGTGGAAAGGGGAAACGCAAGTCGAGCGGCGGCAAGGTCATGAACATCATCGAGGTCCTCGATGTGGGTGTTCCCTTGCGTGTTGCGTACGACCACTGGACGCAGTACGACCAGTTCAGCAGTTTCGCCAAGGGGGTTCGCGACGTCTCGAAGAGCGACGAGATGGCCAGCGACTGGAAGGTCAAGGTCGGCCCTTCCTCGCGCA
The Streptomyces sp. NBC_00234 DNA segment above includes these coding regions:
- a CDS encoding gas vesicle protein GvpG; translation: MGLITGLLTLPIAPVRGVIWVAEKLNDAAERELHDPGVLRAQLAVLNREFEDGDISLEEFEREEERLLDRLHAAQAGPTPNDRR
- a CDS encoding histone protein, whose product is MDDTAKVTLAAAVVGGYVLGRTKKGRLALTIATYLAGRRFGLEPKQLAAEGMRRLGEIPQFAELQDQLTGEVLDAGRKALTAAADRGMSTLAGTLSDRTARLSGTREEEEEEEPDEYEQEEDGAEYEDEEEPPEDEYEEEEEEEEEPEDEYEEEPEDEYEEEEEEPEEEEEEEEEEEEEPEGKQPKRRSSGKTAQEEKPRPEKKTASAKKAAAGKTAPAKKTAARKTAAAKKTAAKKTAPAKKTAARKTASAKKTAGKTASAKKSAAKKTAPAKKSAARKTAPAKKSAARKTAPAKKSAARKTTAAKKTASKRADRRR